The following coding sequences lie in one Hippoglossus hippoglossus isolate fHipHip1 chromosome 14, fHipHip1.pri, whole genome shotgun sequence genomic window:
- the zgc:163098 gene encoding U2 snRNP-associated SURP motif-containing protein isoform X2, with amino-acid sequence MADKKGKTVIKTRKEQEKIKKKEEEKAAEVFEEFLASFETNQKSGVKTFVRGGIVNATKEEEAAEVKKNKLYRPPTKFVPGSQNVSPVSSTESRKATFKRRTDEKKKSNLELFKEELKLIQEEREERHKRKKNDPGTGGGSVGGGGGAYGDLDIPLSGRSTLYDDLTVPTTTNLYISCISPKMNEELLCKEFGKYGPLASVKIMWPRTDEERNRTSNRAFVAFMTRKDAERALASLDGKMIMGFEMKLGWGKPARIPPQPLYTPVGVRATPPPPSGLPFNAQPRGRFRNDFTKPLGVSKGELDKTLSEAVVKVVIPTERNLLLLIHRMIEFVVREGPVFEAIIMNKEKNNAEYKFLFDNKSQDHVYYRWKLFSILQGESPTEWRTTDFRLFRGGSLWRPPVLNNYSQEEEGTEAEEEASPEEEVKKGQLRNEHRLRLEMLLKDLTPSREDIASTMLFSLERADAAEEVVGLIAESFALLQTPLQKKIARLYLVSDILHNSCAKVAGASYYRKYFETNLTQIFADLNAAHKNIQARLQAEQFKQKVMSCFRAWEDWAIYPEPYLIHLQNIFLGFAKAVEELPEPAEKSSFELDGAPMDSAPIDGLPLDRAPVDDLDGCPMGWDPLDGVPADDLDGVPLGVVVDDIDGMPLDDGNAPLSIVPLSKWEKTSDTGTFSEAKAKSKWDTVAEQDGEDEVNVSVKSQDGEEDSESDSTDEDSGSSAKYESADFQSSLRSFQMSESKRKRLRELEASAHFFIFI; translated from the exons ATGGCagataaaaagggaaaaactgtGATCAAAACAaggaaagaacaagaaaagATTAAGAAAAAG gaggaagaaaaagcagcagaggtttTTGAGGAATTCTTGGCCTCGTTTGAGACCAACCAGAAAAGCGGAGTAAAGACTTTTGTCCGCGGTGGTATCGTGAATGCAACTAAAG aggaggaagcagcagaggtCAAGAAAAATAAGCTCTATCGACCTCCGACAAAGTTTGTCCCTGGGTCCCAGAATGTCTCCCCAGTATCATCCACTGAAAGCAGAAAGGCT acatttaaaagaaggacagatgaaaagaagaagagtaaTCTCGAACTCTTCAAAGAAGAACTTAAGCT aatacAAGAAGAACGTGAGGAAAGGCataaaaggaagaaaaatgaCCCTggcacaggaggaggaagtgtaggaggtggaggaggagcatATGGCGATCTGGATATACCATTATCAGGTCGATCAA CATTATATGATGACCTAACTGTGCCAACCACCACTAACCTCTACATCAGCTGCATTAGCCCAAAG ATGAATGAGGAGTTGCTGTGCAAAGAGTTTGGTAAGTATGGTCCCCTAGCCAGTGTGAAGATAATGTGGCCCCGCACTGACGAGGAGCGCAACAGGACCTCCAACAGAGCCTTTGTAGCGTTCATGACACGGAAAGATGCAGAGCGAGCCCTGGCTTCACTTGATG GTAAAATGATTATGGGGTTTGAAATGAAGCTGGGGTGGGGAAAACCAGCTCGCATTCCACCTCAGCCTCTCTACACACCGGTGGGGGTGAGGGCCACGCCGCCTCCCCCTTCCGGTCTGCCGTTCAATGCCCAGCCGAGGGGTCGCTTCCGCAATGACTTCACTAAGCCGCTGGGCGTGTCCAAAGGGGAGCTTGACAAG ACTCTGTCCGAAGCCGTAGTCAAAGTGGTTATCCCAACCGAAAG gaATCTATTATTACTTATTCACAGGATGATAGAGTTTGTGGTGCGTGAAGGACCTGTATTTGAAGCCATAATAATgaacaaggagaaaaacaatGCAGAGTACAA GTTCCTTTTTGACAACAAAAGCCAGGATCATGTGTACTACCGCTGGAAACTGTTTTCAATTCTCCAG GGTGAATCCCCGACAGAGTGGAGAACCACAGATTTCCGTTTGTTTCGAGGAGGCTCCTTGTGGAGACCCCCTGTCCTAAACAACTActctcaggaggaagaggggacaGAAGCGGAGGAGGAAGCTTCtcctgaggaggaggtgaagaaagggCAGCTCAGAAATGA GCACAGGCTGAGACTGGAGATGTTGCTTAAAGACCTCACTCCAAGCCGAGAAGATATAGCCAGCACCATGCTGTTCTCTCTTGAGCGGGCAGATGCAGCAGAGGAAGTAGTGGGACTCATCGCTGAATCTTTCGCTTTGCTTCAGACGCCCCTTCAGAAGAAG ATTGCCAGATTGTATCTCGTGTCAGACATCTTGCATAACTCATGTGCCAAAGTCGCTGGTGCATCGTACTATAGGAAATA ttttgaaacAAACCTAACCCAGATATTTGCAGACCTTAATGCAgcacacaaaaatatacaagcCAGGCTGCAGGCTGAGCAGTTTAAg CAAAAGGTCATGAGTTGTTTTAGAGCATGGGAAGACTGGGCCATATACCCCGAGCCTTATCTCATCCACCTTCAAAACATCTTTCTGGGCTTTGCCAAAGCAGTGGAAGAGCTGCCGGAGCCAGCAGAG AAATCATCCTTTGAGCTTGATGGTGCGCCCATGGACAGCGCACCAATAGATGGGTTACCTCTGGACCGAGCTCCTGTGGACGACCTGGACGGCTGCCCCATGGGCTGGGACCCTCTGGACGGAGTCCCTGCCGATGACTTGGATGGCGTTCCTTTAGGAGTCGTTGTTGATGACATCGATGGAATGCCCT TGGATGACGGCAACGCTCCCCTCTCCATAGTGCCTTTGTCTAAGTGGGAGAAGACAAGTGATACCGGGACTTTTTCTGAAG CAAAGGCCAAGTCTAAGTGGGACACCGTGGCGGAGCAAGACGGTGAAGATGAAGTGAATGTCAG CGTCAAGTCACAGGACGGGGAGGAGGACTCGGAGAGTGACAGCACTGATGAAGACTCCGGCAGTTCAGCAAAATATGAAAGTGCAGACTTCCAGAGTTCCCTCCGAAGTTTTCAGATGTCTGAGAGCAAACGTAAGAGGTTGAGAGAGCTGGAGGCAAGtgcacatttttttatctttat ctaG
- the zgc:163098 gene encoding U2 snRNP-associated SURP motif-containing protein isoform X1 yields MADKKGKTVIKTRKEQEKIKKKEEEKAAEVFEEFLASFETNQKSGVKTFVRGGIVNATKEEEAAEVKKNKLYRPPTKFVPGSQNVSPVSSTESRKATFKRRTDEKKKSNLELFKEELKLIQEEREERHKRKKNDPGTGGGSVGGGGGAYGDLDIPLSGRSTLYDDLTVPTTTNLYISCISPKMNEELLCKEFGKYGPLASVKIMWPRTDEERNRTSNRAFVAFMTRKDAERALASLDGKMIMGFEMKLGWGKPARIPPQPLYTPVGVRATPPPPSGLPFNAQPRGRFRNDFTKPLGVSKGELDKTLSEAVVKVVIPTERNLLLLIHRMIEFVVREGPVFEAIIMNKEKNNAEYKFLFDNKSQDHVYYRWKLFSILQGESPTEWRTTDFRLFRGGSLWRPPVLNNYSQEEEGTEAEEEASPEEEVKKGQLRNEHRLRLEMLLKDLTPSREDIASTMLFSLERADAAEEVVGLIAESFALLQTPLQKKIARLYLVSDILHNSCAKVAGASYYRKYFETNLTQIFADLNAAHKNIQARLQAEQFKQKVMSCFRAWEDWAIYPEPYLIHLQNIFLGFAKAVEELPEPAEKSSFELDGAPMDSAPIDGLPLDRAPVDDLDGCPMGWDPLDGVPADDLDGVPLGVVVDDIDGMPLDDGNAPLSIVPLSKWEKTSDTGTFSEAKAKSKWDTVAEQDGEDEVNVSVKSQDGEEDSESDSTDEDSGSSAKYESADFQSSLRSFQMSESKRKRLRELEVKVMKFQDELESGKRQRKSGMSIQQQVEHYRNKLLQKEFEKDEEKTERSSSKSKDRSKEDRKDKDRSKRSEDGDRKQGRSRDPDDKTQKSRSISPPRNRSPKRSKRSPSPDRKAGKSRSRSPHRSHKKTKKSKH; encoded by the exons ATGGCagataaaaagggaaaaactgtGATCAAAACAaggaaagaacaagaaaagATTAAGAAAAAG gaggaagaaaaagcagcagaggtttTTGAGGAATTCTTGGCCTCGTTTGAGACCAACCAGAAAAGCGGAGTAAAGACTTTTGTCCGCGGTGGTATCGTGAATGCAACTAAAG aggaggaagcagcagaggtCAAGAAAAATAAGCTCTATCGACCTCCGACAAAGTTTGTCCCTGGGTCCCAGAATGTCTCCCCAGTATCATCCACTGAAAGCAGAAAGGCT acatttaaaagaaggacagatgaaaagaagaagagtaaTCTCGAACTCTTCAAAGAAGAACTTAAGCT aatacAAGAAGAACGTGAGGAAAGGCataaaaggaagaaaaatgaCCCTggcacaggaggaggaagtgtaggaggtggaggaggagcatATGGCGATCTGGATATACCATTATCAGGTCGATCAA CATTATATGATGACCTAACTGTGCCAACCACCACTAACCTCTACATCAGCTGCATTAGCCCAAAG ATGAATGAGGAGTTGCTGTGCAAAGAGTTTGGTAAGTATGGTCCCCTAGCCAGTGTGAAGATAATGTGGCCCCGCACTGACGAGGAGCGCAACAGGACCTCCAACAGAGCCTTTGTAGCGTTCATGACACGGAAAGATGCAGAGCGAGCCCTGGCTTCACTTGATG GTAAAATGATTATGGGGTTTGAAATGAAGCTGGGGTGGGGAAAACCAGCTCGCATTCCACCTCAGCCTCTCTACACACCGGTGGGGGTGAGGGCCACGCCGCCTCCCCCTTCCGGTCTGCCGTTCAATGCCCAGCCGAGGGGTCGCTTCCGCAATGACTTCACTAAGCCGCTGGGCGTGTCCAAAGGGGAGCTTGACAAG ACTCTGTCCGAAGCCGTAGTCAAAGTGGTTATCCCAACCGAAAG gaATCTATTATTACTTATTCACAGGATGATAGAGTTTGTGGTGCGTGAAGGACCTGTATTTGAAGCCATAATAATgaacaaggagaaaaacaatGCAGAGTACAA GTTCCTTTTTGACAACAAAAGCCAGGATCATGTGTACTACCGCTGGAAACTGTTTTCAATTCTCCAG GGTGAATCCCCGACAGAGTGGAGAACCACAGATTTCCGTTTGTTTCGAGGAGGCTCCTTGTGGAGACCCCCTGTCCTAAACAACTActctcaggaggaagaggggacaGAAGCGGAGGAGGAAGCTTCtcctgaggaggaggtgaagaaagggCAGCTCAGAAATGA GCACAGGCTGAGACTGGAGATGTTGCTTAAAGACCTCACTCCAAGCCGAGAAGATATAGCCAGCACCATGCTGTTCTCTCTTGAGCGGGCAGATGCAGCAGAGGAAGTAGTGGGACTCATCGCTGAATCTTTCGCTTTGCTTCAGACGCCCCTTCAGAAGAAG ATTGCCAGATTGTATCTCGTGTCAGACATCTTGCATAACTCATGTGCCAAAGTCGCTGGTGCATCGTACTATAGGAAATA ttttgaaacAAACCTAACCCAGATATTTGCAGACCTTAATGCAgcacacaaaaatatacaagcCAGGCTGCAGGCTGAGCAGTTTAAg CAAAAGGTCATGAGTTGTTTTAGAGCATGGGAAGACTGGGCCATATACCCCGAGCCTTATCTCATCCACCTTCAAAACATCTTTCTGGGCTTTGCCAAAGCAGTGGAAGAGCTGCCGGAGCCAGCAGAG AAATCATCCTTTGAGCTTGATGGTGCGCCCATGGACAGCGCACCAATAGATGGGTTACCTCTGGACCGAGCTCCTGTGGACGACCTGGACGGCTGCCCCATGGGCTGGGACCCTCTGGACGGAGTCCCTGCCGATGACTTGGATGGCGTTCCTTTAGGAGTCGTTGTTGATGACATCGATGGAATGCCCT TGGATGACGGCAACGCTCCCCTCTCCATAGTGCCTTTGTCTAAGTGGGAGAAGACAAGTGATACCGGGACTTTTTCTGAAG CAAAGGCCAAGTCTAAGTGGGACACCGTGGCGGAGCAAGACGGTGAAGATGAAGTGAATGTCAG CGTCAAGTCACAGGACGGGGAGGAGGACTCGGAGAGTGACAGCACTGATGAAGACTCCGGCAGTTCAGCAAAATATGAAAGTGCAGACTTCCAGAGTTCCCTCCGAAGTTTTCAGATGTCTGAGAGCAAACGTAAGAGGTTGAGAGAGCTGGAG GTGAAGGTTATGAAGTTCCAAGATGAGCTGGAATCTGGcaagaggcagagaaagtctggaatGAGCATACAACAACAAGTGGAGCACTACagaaacaaactgctgcagaag GAGTTtgagaaagatgaagaaaagaccGAGAGATCATCGTCAAAGTCCAAAGACAGGTCAAAAGAGGACAGaaaggacaaagacaggagCAAAAGAAGTGAagatggagacagaaaacaaggaCGGAGTCGAGATCCCGATGACAAGACTCAAAAATCGAGGAGTATCTCTCCTCCAAG GAATAGGTCTCCTAAACGGTCCAAACGTTCCCCGTCTCCTGACCGAAAGGCAGGAAAGTCCAGATCGCGGTCACCTCACCGCTCCCacaagaagacgaagaagagcAAACATTGA